The window CATCAACAAGCACAGCACATTCTCCAACGGTGAATTGGTCCCCTGGATCGAGGTGAAGGGCTACATAGAGGCGTTTATCAAGGCTCAGCCGCCACGGATGAGAGTCAGCCATCTGCCGTTCTCGTTATTGCCTTCAGCGCTGAGCCAGAAGAAAGGAAAGGTCAGCTCTCTAAGTGTTGTTTTTACATATTTACTTTGAAAGCATCAGGTGTGTAAAATGTTTGGGCATCATGGTGGCTTTGGATGGGCAGACAAATCTGTGTTGCTGTTCAATGTcatctgggggaaaaaaaggaaaaagatccTCTGCCTCTGAATTATATAgttaaaaataacacacataaTGGACCATAAAGATCTTGAACTGGCAAATAGTGTTTATCTGACAGAGTAGAGGTCCCTTTGTTCTGCGCTGAGATtatctggacactgactcacaAATCCTCTTGATACCCGTTGACCAGGCACACAAAGTATCTACTGGCttttatgtattcatttagTGTTTGAGCGGTTCTTCTAACCACTGACACCCAGGCGGTTCCCCTTTTAGGTGATCTACGTGGCAAGAAATCCCAAAGATGTCCTCGTCTCTTACTTCCACTTCCATAAGGTTGCAAACATGTTGGAAACGCCAACGGACTTCGACAACTTCTTTGAGAAATTCATGAGAGGAGATGGCAGGTTCTTCTGTTACTCACAAAATGGCGTCGCTTGTGGCACGTTGTCACCAGTGCGGCTCAAGATGAACGTCTGTAATGTGGTGGTAACGTTTCTGTCGTATCCTTTGCAGTATTTGGTTCCAGCTGGTTTGAGCACATTAAGATGTGGTACCTGCACAAGGATGATCTAAACATGCTGTTTCTCACATACGAGGAGATGATTAAAGTAGGAGACTCATTCATTTCACCCCGTGCACGAATGTACTGTAATGTCATAAGTTGTAGACCTGTGTGACGACCCATCGGCCTGTTGAAAATGGCGCCTTCATGCCGCTGCCTTTCATGTTCAGGACCTGCATTCCGCAGTGGAGAGGATCGCCTTGTTCCTGGGTTCAGAGGTGACCGACGAGCAGCTGGCCGACGTAGTGAAACACTCTACTTTCAACAACATGAAGAAGATCCCACAGGCCAACTACGAGCGAGTACCAAGTCACCTGCTCAGTCACCAAAAGGGGATGTTCATGAGGAAAGGTGAGCGGTACTTTTCACTCCCTGTTATTGAGCCTGACAGAGAGACGCATAAAATGGAGACATGACTTTTAAAACTATCCTTTTGTAcgatttaaattaaaaaatgtataatttaataaatacacttcagctcctcctgcttacacactagctaatgttagcctaGTTTGAGCAGCTAACTTTTGGCTTGGCTGAAATTGGGGTAACTGTCAAGTGGACATCTGAAGCTATCcggagagggacacacacacacacacactaatgttaCCTCGCTCGCGCTGCATGTGAAATCCTCCGATGGACTTATTATTTATATCTATTGCACCATGCACGTGCCCAGTCATTTCAAATTGCCCCTACCTCCGATGAGCAGTTGTGATGTGTAGCTTTACGTTTtgagataaaaataatttagcCACTAAGTATGGTTAATTGTAAATGGAATATGGtgcatgtgttctttttttaatgcagccatgaatagactttttctttttacttggGGTAAAATGGGGTTGCATGAACCATGTTAACGTGAAATATTCTTGAACTGCTTTCACCATTTGTTTGACTAATACATGGTGCTGGTAATGACAATAGGCGGACTGATGATACACGGCAGTTAAAGGTCTGATGACtacaaccttttttctttttccttccatGGTGTGTCCATGCTGTGGACACCAGGCACCATCGGCGACTGGAAGAATCACTTCACTGTGGCCCAGAACGAGAGGTTTGACGACACCTTccgcagagagatggagggcaTTCCTCTGGATTTTATCTGGGACATCAAAGACATCGTGTGATCGGTTGTCTGTCGCGTGACACTAAGAAGTAAAGGGTTGCCACTTCATGAACACACGGCTCTGCAGgaataaataccccccccccccctttcatttcCGTCAGCGTCCCTGTGGGGATAGAGGCTCTGCTTCCCTGCAGTTTTCCGGTGTTTCCCTTCATCTCAGACGTGTGTTGATTCccattcattttagttttttttgaaTATCTATGCAAAGCAGCACTGAGGACAGAACCTGTTTGGTTTTAAATGGTAGACTTCACAGATCAAATGCTGTGAGTCTAGTTCTCATGTAAAAATAGTACTCCAAGCTTTACCAGACTAGCCTGGTTCCTGTAAAcctgtatgggggggggggggggggggaagaggagagagaagtcaATAAAATGTTAACTGCACAAAAGTTTTTTGCACttgctgtgttttttacttttgtttcctATTCCCTGGGACGGTTCTGGAATCCGAACTAAATGCAAAGCTTTGCTGGATACCAGTCCGGTATCTGGTCAACCTCTTGTAGActgacaaaaaagacaaaagtaatAGATAATTTTAAGTTCTGACTGGAGGACCACAGCCTTGGATGCCTGAGCTCCTCACGCAGCCTCTCATTCCTTTTGCTGCGGTCATTGTACggagctgtcaatcagggtATTTGTTGCTGTCTTAAATCTGATCGTCTCCTCGTACTTCAGTACGTCCATGCTGCCCTTTCACATCGCTCTACCCACCCATTGCCGCTCAATCTTTATCAGTTCATCATGCTACACCTCCACAAGCTCCGGACTCCACAGGGGGATTTATCTTGCTGGTGCTCAAGGCAGATGGCCCTTGATGAGAAATCTCCCTGAATGAGCGCCTGCTCTATCATTTTGAGGTCATGGTTTTGTAAACCTACAGGGATCCAAACTTCAAGTATTGGTGTTTTATTTacacacatcaaaacacaatAGTAATTTCACTGAGAAGAAAAATATCAGTCTACATCGTGTCATCTCTCTGGGTCCAGCCACATTTCACTCTTCACATGCAATGTGCTAGAGTCCAAGGCACTGGGGAAAATATCATCTGGAATACTGTACGATGAACAACATTGTTACTTATAGCTGCACACATAGTTATGTTACCACGACGTTGTCCTGGGACATTGATTATGGCACGAGTCCAATAAGGTTCCTGCCTTGTCTCCTTGTTTTGGTGAGGTTAAAACCTGCCTCACCCCCCAGgcctcttcctccagctccatcACTCTCAATGCATCACAGCAGGCCCATGCACAGCACACCAGTAACAATGATGCTATAGCTTATCTACACAGTCATATCGCTGTTGTTTCACACgttcactgtttcttttaaaagggACTCTTCTGTATGAGTACACCAGATAATATAGAAATACtcacattgtgtatttttttaaaggtggtGTGATTACATTTCTTGTAGCCTTATGGAATTATTTGTAATCCCCATGTTCACTATATGGGTCTCTTGTTCTGTAGTGAACATTCTTCCTCTGCCCCCAGCATTTGGACGCCTAGATATTCTGTAGTAAGTAACGATGTCAGTATTTTTACATGTATGGTATTGTTGTGATTGTCATTAGAGTGTGGCAGTGCTGCAAAGTGACTGTACTAACCGATTCTCATTTCCAAATGTCCTTATGATGCTTGCTACAGTGTAGCGGCTCAAGTCAGGCCGAACCCTTTGGCCAGCTTCCCTCAGGGTCATTCCATGGTTGATTACATGGTCCACTATGGTAGCTCTGATATCATTTTTTTACCCTTCCTCTTACCCCTCCTAGtgctcctcttgctcctccttgtcctcttcCGCTGACTTCACCTCCTTGTCCCTGGTGTCTTCTCCCCCTCACTTCTGCTGTCCCTCCTACTTCTTCACCTCCGCGTCCTCTTCCTTGGCCTCCTCTAATTCTCACTCTTCCTGCTCCCTCCATTGTACTCCACACGGAGAGCTCACATGTGGCTTATTTATAGTTCTTACGCTGATTGCAAAGTGAAcaaattattaaaacatttttcacatgtgACAGAATATGCAAAACTGTCTAAATAATAGCTATTGGCTGTGGCCGCGAGTATGACATATGTGCACTAGGGCATCAAAGAGTCCAATCATATGTTTATTCAGTTATTCAATTTAATGGTTCAGGCATGGAAATGAAGActtgtttgagtgtgagtgtgagtgtgtgtgtgtgtgtgtgtgtgtgtgtgtgtaagtgttgtATTCTGGAGGATATTCTCTCCAATTGCTTCCAAGAGTCTTTCCAAAACTATTGTGACTGGTCAGATGGTCGAATCCCAGTGAGGAGCAGGTGTCCTGTTTCAGTCCTCATCACTCCCCATCTGTAAAGGGTCAAAGTCGGGGTCGTCCTCATCCAAGTCCAAGTCCTCAATGTCCTGGAAGAGTGACTCATCCACTTCGACGTTGTTCCCAGCTGcggagggagaaacagagacCTTTATGAGAAGTGGATGTGAAGGAACTCATCGGTTCACCTAAAGCCCTCCTGAAGCCTGCAGCACTTTGTCCGTCACGATCGCAGCTTCTCGTTGGTATAAAACTGggactaaaaacaaaacaatttctaATAGATCCACTCTGAACTAAGCTGATTTTCTGTGATGTATAGATTATATAGTAACAATATTATGTTACAGCTTTACAAGAGCGGCAGTTCAAACACTTACTTTCTTCAAGGAACTGAATGTCTGACGTGTCCAGGTTGTGGTCCGTCTCAAACAGCTGTTTACCTGGTGAGGTGCAGATTACGATCTCTTTACtttatgcattttcttttgaacCAACGTGGCCGGTAGTGAGCCTTTTAAGTAAAAACATTGAGTTTACCTGTGAGTTTGAGctttcctccctgctcctcctctttctgttttttactcCTCAGCTCAGCCATCTCCAGCTCAAACTTGGCTTTCCACGTCAGGAAGTTTTCAATGGTCACCACTGTGCCATGGAACAACACCTGACAAAACACCCACACCTCATTATACACTAGGCCGTCATTGACAACTTTCAACTCGTACAGGGTGACTGGTCTCATTCTTCGACCTGGACCCTAGTTTGGGACTAAAGAGCGGCTGCAGAACTCTCCCTCAACACGGCACCAAGTTCAAACACGGCTCAACCCGTCATCCCCCAAACAACTCAAAAGTAAAATAGGGTGCAAATGAAGGATTTGATATTGATTCATCTCAATGTGGGAGAGTTAAAGGAACGCCACATGTACATTTCTTCCTGTTCGTACCTTCTCTGCTTCCTCTGCCTCGGCCTCTTTCTGTCGTTTCTCTTCTTCTCGTCTGTTCTTCATCATATCCACTATTTCGTTGAGTTTGTCCTGAACGGCTGTCACCAGAGTGAAGATCATCACCATGCCAAGGTTCTCTTCTGCCTGTGGAGGAACCACATGAAACACATTGTTGATATGGATTCCCCTGGTAACAGATCAGCAGATACTCGACAT is drawn from Pungitius pungitius chromosome 11, fPunPun2.1, whole genome shotgun sequence and contains these coding sequences:
- the LOC119198191 gene encoding amine sulfotransferase-like isoform X1, with amino-acid sequence MQEIMEVSDGKNHGLMSHRGFMLIKGIHDPDEVDMIRNLEIKESDVLVVTYPKSGTIWMQQILLLLEAKGDLTAINKHSTFSNGELVPWIEVKGYIEAFIKAQPPRMRVSHLPFSLLPSALSQKKGKVIYVARNPKDVLVSYFHFHKVANMLETPTDFDNFFEKFMRGDVFGSSWFEHIKMWYLHKDDLNMLFLTYEEMIKDLHSAVERIALFLGSEVTDEQLADVVKHSTFNNMKKIPQANYERVPSHLLSHQKGMFMRKGTIGDWKNHFTVAQNERFDDTFRREMEGIPLDFIWDIKDIV
- the LOC119198191 gene encoding amine sulfotransferase-like isoform X2 yields the protein MEVSDGKNHGLMSHRGFMLIKGIHDPDEVDMIRNLEIKESDVLVVTYPKSGTIWMQQILLLLEAKGDLTAINKHSTFSNGELVPWIEVKGYIEAFIKAQPPRMRVSHLPFSLLPSALSQKKGKVIYVARNPKDVLVSYFHFHKVANMLETPTDFDNFFEKFMRGDVFGSSWFEHIKMWYLHKDDLNMLFLTYEEMIKDLHSAVERIALFLGSEVTDEQLADVVKHSTFNNMKKIPQANYERVPSHLLSHQKGMFMRKGTIGDWKNHFTVAQNERFDDTFRREMEGIPLDFIWDIKDIV
- the rwdd1 gene encoding RWD domain-containing protein 1 is translated as MTDYAEEQRNELEAIESIYPDSFTVLSDDPTSFTITVTSDAGQNGEIVEATLKFTYVEKYPDEPPQWEIFSQENLEDSDVEDILTLLLQQAEENLGMVMIFTLVTAVQDKLNEIVDMMKNRREEEKRQKEAEAEEAEKVLFHGTVVTIENFLTWKAKFELEMAELRSKKQKEEEQGGKLKLTGKQLFETDHNLDTSDIQFLEETGNNVEVDESLFQDIEDLDLDEDDPDFDPLQMGSDED